TGCCGCCGCCGGTCTGCATCGGGATCCACGCGGTCTTCGCCGATCAGGCGTACGACGATCTTCGGAAGGCGGGCGTCGCGGGTGTGGTCACGTGCAACACCGTTCCGCATCTCTCCAACGCCATCGATCTGACCGATTTGCTGGCGGAGCGCGTGCGTGAAATGAAGGAGCCCATGCCCCTTTGAAGGAAATTTTTTCGGAGGCACAACCCTAACGGGGACACCCCCCAAGGAGGAAAAAATGAAACAAAGATCAATCCTGATCGTGTTCGGCCTGGCGTTGATGCTGGCCCCGGCCGGCGTCCGCGCCCAGATGCACGGGATGTCGGACGAGGGAAGCCATGGCGGTGAAATGGGCATGCACGAGGGCATGGGCATGCATGAAGAAATGGGCATGCATGAAGGGATGATGGGGATGGACGGCGGCATGATGGGCATGATGAAGACGATGATGGCGATCAATCATCTGGACCTGACGCCGGAGCAGCGGAAGAAGGTCGAGACCCTGCGGCTTGAACATCAAAAGGAGGCCATCCCTCTTTTCTCGAAGGTCCGCATGGCCGGGGTCGAGATCGAAGAGCTCCTGATGGCCGATCCTGTCAATATGGAGAAGGTGAAGGCCAAGGCGAAGGAAAAATACGAGGCGATGGCCGATCTGGAGATCAGCCACCTTCAGCTCCAGCAGAAGATGAAGGCACTCCTGACGCCGGAGCAGCGGAAGCAGCTTGAGGAAATGGGGATGAAGATGGGACACGGCATGGATCACCCCATGGATCACCCGATGGCATCGCCGGGAGAAAGGCCGATGAATCCGAAAATGCGCATGCCGGCGCCGGGCTCGTCGGCTCCCGAGACGCAAGATCCCTACGGTCATTGAGCCATGCCGATCCTGGATCGAAATTCTCTGGATGCGCTTTTCGACGTTTTGAAGCGTCGGGGTTTCAACCTGGTCGGGCCGACCGTTCGCGACGGCGCGATCGTTTACGACGCCCTGGCCTCGACGGCCGATCTGCCGGTCGGATGGACGGACGAGCAGGAGGGGGGACGTTATCGGCTGAAGAAACGCGACGACGAAGCCCTCTTCGGCTACGTCGTCGGGCCTCAATCCTGGAAGAAATTTTTGTTCCGGCCGGCCGTGCGTCTGTGGCAGGCCAGGCGCGACGGGGACGGGCTCCGGATGATTCCCGAGAACGAGGCCCCGCCCAAGTGGGCGTTCATCGGCGTCCGCTCGTGCGAATTGCACGCGATTGCGGTTCAGGACAAGGTTTTTATCGGGGGCCCCGCCCCGGATCCGTCCTACCGGGCGCAGCGCGAGGATCTCTTTGTGATCGCGGTGAACTGCGGGCAGGCCGGCGGGACTTGCTTCTGCGTCTCGATGAACACGGGCCCCAAGGCGACGGCCGGTTACGATCTGGTCCTGACCGAGATCCTGGAACCCGCCCAAACGCCCGATGGGGCCGGCCGGCACTACTTCGTGGCGGAGGCCGGCACCGAACGCGGGGCGGAGGTGCTTCGCGGGGTGCCGCAGACGGAGGCGACCGGAGCGGAGAAGGCCGCGGCGGAGCGCATCGTGGAAATGACGGCCGCGCAGATGGGCCGGACGCTGGACACGACCGACATCAAGAATCTGCTGTACCGGAATTTTGAGCATCCGAGATGGGACGAGGTCGCGACGCGTTGCCTGACCTGCGCCAACTGCACGATGGTCTGTCCGACCTGTTTTTGTTCCACCGTGGAGGACGTCGCCGACCTGGCGGGCGAGCACGCCGAACGGTGGCGGAAGTGGGACTCCTGCTTCACGATGGACTTCTCCTTCGTTCACGGCGGCACGGTTCGGTCCTCCGTCAAGTCACGCTACCGCCAATGGATGACGCACAAGCTGGCGACCTGGATCGACCAGTTCGGGACCTCGGGCTGCGTGGGCTGCGGGCGCTGCATCACCTGGTGTCCGGTCGGGATCGACATCACCGAGGAGGCCCGCGTCATCCGGGAGACGGGAAAATGAACCCGTGGATTCCTTGTCCGGCGGAGGTGATCGAGAAGCGCCGTGAGGCCCTGCGGGTCTATACGCTCCGGCTCCGGATCCGGGATGAGGCCGCCCGGCGCGCCTTCCGTTTCCGGCCCGGCCAGTTCAACATGTTGTATGTCTTCGGCGTGGGCGAGGTGCCGATATCGATCGTATCGGACCCGGACGAATCCGGGTTTCTCGACCATACGATCCGCGTCGTCGGAAAAGTCTCGGAGGCGCTCGTCGGCCTGAACAAAGGCGATGCGGTGGGGATCCGGGGTCCGTACGGGAGCGGGTGGCCCCTGGAAGAGGCGCGGGGCATGGATGTGGTGATCGTCACGGGCGGCCTGGGCTGCGCC
The DNA window shown above is from Nitrospiria bacterium and carries:
- a CDS encoding Spy/CpxP family protein refolding chaperone, which gives rise to MKQRSILIVFGLALMLAPAGVRAQMHGMSDEGSHGGEMGMHEGMGMHEEMGMHEGMMGMDGGMMGMMKTMMAINHLDLTPEQRKKVETLRLEHQKEAIPLFSKVRMAGVEIEELLMADPVNMEKVKAKAKEKYEAMADLEISHLQLQQKMKALLTPEQRKQLEEMGMKMGHGMDHPMDHPMASPGERPMNPKMRMPAPGSSAPETQDPYGH
- a CDS encoding 4Fe-4S dicluster domain-containing protein gives rise to the protein MPILDRNSLDALFDVLKRRGFNLVGPTVRDGAIVYDALASTADLPVGWTDEQEGGRYRLKKRDDEALFGYVVGPQSWKKFLFRPAVRLWQARRDGDGLRMIPENEAPPKWAFIGVRSCELHAIAVQDKVFIGGPAPDPSYRAQREDLFVIAVNCGQAGGTCFCVSMNTGPKATAGYDLVLTEILEPAQTPDGAGRHYFVAEAGTERGAEVLRGVPQTEATGAEKAAAERIVEMTAAQMGRTLDTTDIKNLLYRNFEHPRWDEVATRCLTCANCTMVCPTCFCSTVEDVADLAGEHAERWRKWDSCFTMDFSFVHGGTVRSSVKSRYRQWMTHKLATWIDQFGTSGCVGCGRCITWCPVGIDITEEARVIRETGK